From a single Eleginops maclovinus isolate JMC-PN-2008 ecotype Puerto Natales chromosome 20, JC_Emac_rtc_rv5, whole genome shotgun sequence genomic region:
- the id1 gene encoding DNA-binding protein inhibitor ID-1 yields MKVVGSTCALKSKVGGEDMVRCLSEQSLTIAKCKIPLLDEQMSAFLADMNSCYSKLKELVPTLPTNKKASKVEILQHVIDYIWDLQVELDEPEKSRQISSGMTRTPLTTLNAEIASIAVENGCSDDRIMCR; encoded by the exons ATGAAGGTTGTCGGATCTACCTGCGCCCTGAAGAGCAAGGTCGGCGGAGAGGACATGGTGCGCTGCCTGTCCGAACAGAGCTTGACCATCGCCAAATGCAAAATCCCACTGCTGGATGAACAGATGAGCGCCTTCCTCGCCGACATGAACAGTTGCTACAGCAAATTGAAGGAACTTGTACCCACGCTCCCCACCAACAAGAAAGCCAGCAAGGTGGAGATCCTGCAGCATGTCATTGATTACATCTGGGACCTGCAGGTCGAGCTGGACGAGCCGGAGAAAAGTCGCCAGATCTCCAGCGGCATGACACGCACACCTTTGACCACGCTCAATGCTGAGATCGCAAGCATCGCAGTCGAG AATGGATGCTCAGACGACAGGATTATGTGCCGTTAA